The genomic region ctccccctccctcacCTCCTTCCTCCCAGGCCACTTCGGGGAGCGGAGTGGGATGGAGCCCATAGCCGGCTGCTTCCTTTCATAGTCATCGGCGGCAGCACAGGATGCTTCTCATTTggtgttgtgtttgtttgctgcAGTGAGGGTTCTGGCACCCGCCGGGCGCCCGCCAGCCCTCCCGTGTAGGTAGTGAGGTCATTTTTCCATGTATTCCCCCTTTTTACATACTGTATATGGAAAGACAATGAAGCGCCTTTGTGGCGTTCCATGGGAACGCGTCGCCAGCCCCCGGAGTGGTCCCGTTTATTAGCGCTTCACattcaacaacaacaaaaaaaagtgaGTCAGGATTGAGTCCTGTTAACACTAATGTGAATTTAATTTAGGAGAAGCTTGAAAATTAATGTCATTTGTTAAATATCCATTTCCCCTAAAAGGCAATTCCTTGCcaacatcaacaacaaaaaacctcttCTTCtattcaatttttaattttttttttttaagtagccTTTTTTGGGGATATCAGCCTGGTTTAAATCACTCGGCGCTCAAGGAACGGATGCCACCGGGTTTTAAGCAACAGATTgttgtttctccttttcaaattgcacaaaaaaaatAGTGTAAATCACCAAGTGATTCACAGAAGGGGGATGAAGCTCCAGCAAAGCACCAGCAGCTCCGAGCAGGATCCGACCGGGCATGGTGATGGCTCAGCAAGACTCACCACTGCTGGAGCCGGGAAGCAGCCAGGGAAGGCCAGGAGGTGGAAAGACTCCGGCACATGGAGTTTTCTTCTATCTCCAAGGATTGGATCAAAGGCATCAGAGCAGCCTGGCTCTGATTTTGGGGGGTTTCATGGGAAAACAGGGTGAGCCACGGGGACCACGCACCGATGCGCTGCCACCTTGCCAGAACAATGACCACACCAAGGCTTGTTTTGGAGGAGGATATCACatgttttattatattttagtCTGAGAacagctgtttttcctgtggaGAGCATCTCCAGGTGGGACAGTGCGGTGCTGTGGGGTGGCCGCCAGCATCCCATCCTGAGCCACCATCCcatgctgagctgagctgagctgagctgagccgagctgagctgagctgcacTCGTGGAGCCCGAGGCGGCTgatggggtgggtgggtggcagCTTGGAAATTAATACATTTGCCAGGTTGTCAAAACATTAATCAACGGATACAAAAATCTGGAAATGGTTGGGACAACATGTATTTGCGGAAAATATGTGTTCACACAACAAGCATACAAGATGGGAACAATTATATGAAGATGTTTTAATAATTAACCGGTATAAAACAGTTTGGTCTCCATACAGTTCACAATAAAAGTGTTTGCAGTCATATTTTTTTGTACAAAATTCCAGTCAATTGTTCCAcaatatttacatttcattcccttttcacaaaatatctccttttattctccCCCTcctgttttggattttttttttaatccagctTTGCTACATAAATGCTTTAGATCTCATGGATAtcccttgttttctttttaaaaagtctaataaaaaaaccccaaaagacattaaataccattttatatataaaaatgcttAGTAAAAATATAGTTTTGTTGCCcaattaaaatatattgctGAGAATACAGTAAAAACTGTCCTAAAGCCCACCCCTAATGGGCGCCGACTCTTTAACAGCCCTGGCAAAGTCTTCCTAAGAGTTTGCTCCTCTACCAGTTCGCCTGCCCTTGGCTTTAATACTGGGGTCAGGTCACTTCAGTTCATCCTGGTGTGGTTGTTTCAGGCAGGATTTACTGGAATTGGCTATAAATGCCCCTTGGAGCTGCTGAGAGCTAGAGCTGTGCCCTGccgagggctggagcagggagcgCGGTGGGGAAAGGCGTCTATCTGTGTTATATAGTTATATGGTATATCAGTGAGTTCAGCCTGGTCTGTCtctaaaaaatttaaaaaaaaaatcaaaataaaaaagaacaaacaagaaAGCGATGCATTTAATGAGATACTCTAAATATGATGGAGCTCGTGGTTAAAGGAGGATGGCTTTTTGCTTTTAGAGGAGAGTCGGGGCTCTCCTGGTGCGCACATCAGGCGGTGGGGCCAACCTAACCAGTGATGCAGGGGCTATAGTAAACAGCACTGCTGGCATCGGACAGGGCAGATATCAAACTGCTCTCCTCGCAGGAGATACTTCTAGGAGTCACTTTGGACAGGGAGACATGGTAAGGGAGTCCCGAGGCTTCGGGACGAGTCCTGCTCATGTTCAAATACTGGTCAAACTCATTGCGGTCAACGTCTGTCCAGAGCTCAGTTTGGTTCAAGTGATCCACGCTCTCCATGTGGTGGGCTTCGGGCGGAGGCGAGAGCTGGCCCAGGTGGGCGGAAAGCCCGTTCTGAGTTCCCGAGCACATCTGGTTGTAGTATAtgctggagggatggggagtcctCATGGCGTCGGCCAAGTGTGAGGGGGTCTGCGCGTAGGGCACGGCCACGTCCCGCCCCATGCACTTCTCCTGGGGAAACTCCAtctggtgatggtggtggtagCCGCGAAAGGGCATCATGTTGCAGTCATCCTGCATGTGCGGAGGGAAAAACGCCGGCTCGGTCTGTTCCAAGACATCCAAGGGAGACATCTCAGGAGTTGGCAAGCCATAGTTTTCAATATCCGACCCCATGGAGTGGAGTTCTCTGAAGTGGTTAAGTGGGGGAGGCTGGGGGTGGCCCGGCTGGCTGCCACCATGGTGACTCATGCTGAAGTTGTCACTGCAAGGCTGGGAAAGGTTATGCAGGAGGATATTGGGTTCCATCCTCTTGATTTTCTTGGCTTGCTTCTTTCTCCTTGGGCGGTACTTGTAGTTGGGGTGATCCTGGAGATGCTGGATTCGCAGTCGCTCTGCCTCTTCCACGAAGGGACGCTTGTCACTGGCGCTCAGCGCTTTCCATGACTGGcctggaaggagaaggagaaactGTGTGACAGCGGCTCAGCCACCTGGTACCAGTCAGGGTACAGGCACACCTGGGAAGAGGCAGCCCTTGGGTGGGAATGGCTCCCTTGGATGGCTTGGCACCTGAGTGGGGTCCCAGTGCTGGCACACGGAAGGGCTGGGGGAATGGGAGCCCAAGCCAGGCTATTCCTGTatccagcagctgtgcccagcgTTTCAGCGCTGTGGGACAATGGGGACTCAGCTCCTAGGGGGGGCTACAGGAAccgccctgccagggctggggattctgcctcccactgccccaTGGCACAGTCCAGCCCCTGgtgttcctccttccctgcatcccacctCCACAGCCCTGCACCTCTGTAGCCCAATTCACCCATCTCCAAATCCTACAGTGCCATATCCTGAATCCCACATCCCCACACCCTGCAGCCCCGTGTCTCTgcatcctgctgctctgtctggCCATATCCTGCTTCCCATAGTCCCgcatcctgcagctccatctACCCATATCCTGCTTCCCGTGTTCCCACATCCCGCATCCTACAGTCGTGTATCCCGCATCCTGCAGCCTGTATTCCCATATCCTGCATCCCCACAGCTGCAAACCCCAGAGCCCTGATCTCTGCATCCTGGAGCCCAATGTCTCCTCATCTTATATACATTCAGCTCTGTATCCTcacatcccacagccccatAATCACATGTGCTCTAACACCATAAACCACAGCCCTtggtcccacagccctgcatcCTTATAGCCCACATCCCCACAGCCTTGCATCCTTGCAGCCTGCAACTGGTATCCCTTCAACTCATATCCCTAAAGCTCACATCCCACAGCTCTCTAACCTGCATCCTGCAGACATGCATTCCCCATCTTCATATCCCACAGCACCCTATCCCTGTGTCCCACAGCACCCCATCCTTGTTACGCAGCTCCTGCACCCCTAAATCCTGGCACTCTGCATCCTGTCCATACCCTTGCAGCCTGGCTACCAGAGCCCCACATCCTGCTGCCTCAAATCCTCACAGACTGCATCCCACAACCCCATATCTTTGCAGTGCACATCCCAAATCCCCTACCACTTCATCTCACACTTCCAGTCTTGAATCCCTGGACCCCAGCAGTGTATATTTCCCACTCTCTATTCCTTCatcctgctgccctggactccttTGGTTCACATCATCAGCCCTTTATCCCTTCATTTCACTGCCACTGACATATAATCACCTACCCCTACACCCCCAGCCCTGTACCCCAACACTCTAGCTCTGTATCCCTgcatcctgcagccctgcactCTCGAAGACCACATCCCCAAACACGTACCTCTGAATTCCTATATTCCCAGCCCTGTAACCCACATCCCTTTCTCTCCAGCTTGATAACCCTCTTGCAAAACCCTTTGCTCTTGCAGCCTGAAtctccagccccacatccccATTTCCCCTTAATTCCACAACCCTGTGCTCTTGCAGCCCGCATCCCCAGCCTGCACCCCCGCATCCCCAGCCCCATAACCCAGCAACGCCGCATCCATAGCTCCATACTCCCCCATCCCGCAGCCCTGTGCTCCCGCAGCCCGCATCCCCAGTCCCCTACCCCCGCATacctccccccgccccccgcAGCCCTCTTCCCGCATCCCTCCCGCTCACCCAGCATCTTGCTGAGCACGGCGTTGTGCAGGTCTGGGTTCTGCTGCGCCAGCCGCTTGCGCTCATCCTTCGCCCAGACCATGAAGGCGTTCATGGGCCGGCGGATGCGGGAGTCCTCGGCGGCCTTGCCCTCGGGGCGGCCGGCCGGGGGGCTGTATCCATAGCCCGGCTCGGGGCTGGGCGTGCGGCTGGGGGCCGCGCCGGGGGCCgcgc from Pithys albifrons albifrons isolate INPA30051 chromosome 18, PitAlb_v1, whole genome shotgun sequence harbors:
- the SOX18 gene encoding transcription factor SOX-18 → MNISESNYCREEISQPRGDCSWVTAAVPAAEPGLAFPRPPGAASPSSRTPSPEPGFAFGPGPGGAAPGAAPSRTPSPEPGYGYSPPAGRPEGKAAEDSRIRRPMNAFMVWAKDERKRLAQQNPDLHNAVLSKMLGQSWKALSASDKRPFVEEAERLRIQHLQDHPNYKYRPRRKKQAKKIKRMEPNILLHNLSQPCSDNFSMSHHGGSQPGHPQPPPLNHFRELHSMGSDIENYGLPTPEMSPLDVLEQTEPAFFPPHMQDDCNMMPFRGYHHHHQMEFPQEKCMGRDVAVPYAQTPSHLADAMRTPHPSSIYYNQMCSGTQNGLSAHLGQLSPPPEAHHMESVDHLNQTELWTDVDRNEFDQYLNMSRTRPEASGLPYHVSLSKVTPRSISCEESSLISALSDASSAVYYSPCITG